TTCGTAAGGttagataaaattaaaaaaataaattagttatATTAATTAGTTATACGATCTCGAGTTTGCTATAAACGATGacgattggttttttttttgtttgggtgtATGTTCGGTTTCAGCATAATGCTCTTCACTGTGATGAATCTTACGATGCGCCATGTAAGAACACATGTACCTTTCAATACCAAGGCttgtttgatcgtttttttcctgttcatTTAGTGCCTGTGATAGATTCGCTGTTTATATTAGTAGGATACGGCCACTGCCTGACTGAATGTGCCAGAGTCTTATCAGCACCAGCAAAACAACCTCTTCTGATTTCCTTACGATTATCCTTCTGTACTGTTCTGTTGATTGAGGAGTTTGATGTAGCGTCTTTCGATTGACGACTATATGTACATGTACATAAGATAGcttgcgtgtgtttttgagAGAATTTGTCGATGTTAGTTGTGTACTTCAATCTTACATTCCAtgttatttgaatttattatttctgcCGTGCTTCGGAATCTGAATCCGAGAGAGGGGGGCGAGACCTGGCTCAGACATCCGCCGTTCGCGATGTTATGCTGGGAGATCGTGAGTGTATGACGACGCGGTGACCGTTTTTCGTCACGAATCCGTCACTCTCCACCAGAACGGCCGTCTGGCGGCCTTGAGGATCGCCGTTACTATCCGGTGATTCCTTTGATGATAGACTATGATCCACTACACCTATGTTCGCCTGAGAACCGCCGAGAATTCCTTTACTTTTACCACTACCAGGGGTGCCAACGCCACCGCCTATGCTGCCACCGGCGATCTGGCTACCATTGTCTCCACTACCTATTGCAGCTCCACCGCTACCGTCGTTATCATTGCCATTGCCACCATCGTTTCCGTTATCACAGGCATCTATTTCAAGATCGTCTCCGGTGGAACCGTCAGTTCCACCGCCATGACGCTGCTTGTAGCGTTTCCATGCGTGTTGTATCAGACGGGCACAGTATTCTTCGCGTTGCCTCCAGAGCGTGGACGACACCGGTTCGTAACCCACTTCGTCCGGACGCTGTTGTACCTCACCCAACTCTGCCGTCTCTTCGATAGGATTTCCTTTCCGAGCGAAAAAGTCTTTCGTCAGTGCGTCCAGGATATCGACACAGAACATCATATCGCCACGGCAGATAGGAATATCCATCGAAATAATTTTGTAACGGTTCGGTTTATGTATCTGGAGGGGCGGTTCCAGCACGTCCAGAAAGTCTGATAGTTGATCGTACCGAACGTATTGTGTACCGTCCGGATCAAACTGTTGCCATATTTCGTAGTACATATCGTAGTCGTCGTCCGTCAAGCCCTCCTGCACGTCTTCCGTTGCTTGGGAATAGTTTTCGAGAATAACAGCGATGTACATGTTGATGACGATAAGAAAACTTATTACTAGATACGCCAATAGGTACGTTATGCCGATCGTTGATGAGCCACAATTTCCCGGGTAGCCTTTATCATTGTCCGGTGGTAGACAGTCTTCTTCGTTGATAATACCATCTAGCACACCATCCCAACCGGCTGAGGTGGACATCTGGAATGTGTAAATACCGAACATATAGGGGGGAatgaggtgtgtgtgtgtgtttttttttttcacgagCATATTTGCAAACAGTGTCTAACCTGAAACAGCAAGATCATACTCTGGCCGAAGGTTTTAAAGTTGTACACATCATCCAAGCCACTCTTATCCTTGACGTGCATGAAGAATGACATcccaaaaatggcaaaaatgaaCATCACCAAAAACAGTAGCAGACAGATGTTAAAAAGTGCAGGCAGCGACATAGCTAACGCAAACAGCAACGTCCGTATACCCTTGGCACCCTTCACCAAACGCAGTACACGGCCCACTTTTGCAACTCGCACGACTCGCAGAAGCGTTGGAGATACAAAATATTTCTCAATAAGATCACTTAAGACAAGACCTGGTATGGGTAAAAACACAACGAGACGATACGGAGTAATTAAAACATCGCATCGAGGAAGGTAGCAAAAACTAGTGAATGACCGCACTTACCTAAAATGGAAAGAATGACCACAACGAAATCAAACAGATTCCACGGTTCGATAAAGTAATGGTATCGTAGGGCGAAGATCTTCATCAAACATTCACTGCTGAAAATGCAGATGAATATCATATTCAAGTAGTCTAGCACCGCGCTAAACGTTTCTGATTGTTTGTAGTGATCCAGCGTCATGGTTAACATATTGAAGCCGATGAACAACATGATGATCATGTCGAACTTTTTATTCGTCACTATTTCGAACACTATTGCTTGCGGGCGCCACTGTAATGAAATGGAGCGAATTAGTGTGTTACGTCGTGGAATGCAGCATGTACTTTACTGCTTACCCTTGGTCGAGGGATTGCCTTGAGTGGTTTCTTCGATCCCATCTTCTTCATGGCATTGTAGTACTTTTTCTGATCTTCCGTCATGAACATTTCCAGTGATCCTCCggctttctttttctgttcatTGAAGTTATCAATAATCACACCGATGAAGAGATTCAGTGTGAAGAACGATCCGAAGATAATGAAGAACACAAAGTACAGATACATGTAGATGTTTGTTTCCCGTATAGGCTGTTTGCCGACCTGTAAAGTAACAGCAAACGATGGGATTAGCtcatttacaaagaaaaaacgaccTCTCTACAGCACATACGTCACGGGAATCAATGGCATCGTTCATGATTTGTATCCATCCTTTGAATGTCGCTACTTGAAATAGACACAAATACGCTTTACCGACGTGATCGAAGTTCATCGGTGAGTTTTCCCATGTATAATTTTCGGCTTTGCACGCATTTACATCCGGAATAATTTCGTGAggtaatgttgttttatttttatccacaCACTATCATACgaagaaacgaaaccaaaTGGATTAGCATGAGAATATTGTTCTAATGGGGATGAAGTACAGCAGTCGCAATACCTTGAAGTATTTTCCAGCAAATAATTGCACTCCCATAATAGCAAATATCAGCCAGAATATCAAACAAACCAGCAGCACGTTGAAGATGGACGGTATAGCTTGAACCAATGCATTCACGACGACCTATACATACACGTACGATTGATTCAATTGTACAGTTGATTCAAACAATAAAgagaataaaacattaataaaattcGTGTAAACGAACCAATCTCTTGCTATGATTCTTAGATCGTTTCATTTGAAAAAGGGAATAGCCCAGCTTTGTTGACCATGCAGTGAACAGAATAAGCGCAATACAGCCATGAACATCTATTTATAAAGCGGTAcaaagtttcaattttttcaattaCCACACAGTTAGTTACCATTttaaaactcataaaaaacaGTTCTGTTGGTAACGAACTGTtggaaagcataaaaacaaagaatcttaaacgcaaacaaaactgtttggcaattgaaaaaattgaaacataaagGCAACacatttcataaaacattattaGCTGATGAGCTGATGTGTATAGTATTTGAGAATAcagttgcaaacaaaaattgtactaagagaaatatttttacagaAAATTTTAAGCTAATGATATAATTCACACCCAATCTGGtctaacaatttttttccacttttattACAATATTGCGTGTTCTACAACCATCTAAAATACTACGTTTATGTTTGTATATACATGATGTGTACTGCATAGCTATGACACCAAAGTACACTTAGCGCATTTGATACACAAGCAAAACACATATCATTCCGCAAGTGTGAcagtgttacaaaaaaaaactgtaatcAAATGAGGCAACAGTTGATAATGCAAACAATACTGGTAAGCGCAATCACAATACTCCTACTCATGAAATATTCAGATGCAGCGTGATGAAGTAATGGCCATAAAGAGCTCTAAAAATATAACTAAGTATATATACGTATATAGAATCTGATTTATAGTAACATAGTCTACTTCAGTTGTTATGATTCAAAAATAACTAACACCATGTAAGAATAATCTAGAAAGAGTAGTATAAGGATAGCGCGATtggttgttgatgatgttttcgtaCTGGTTTGATGCTTAAAACCAAATGTAAGTAGTGCAAATCGATATGTAAAATGACTGTTTTGCTCTATTTGATGCTTTTGGTTTCGAAACTAATTAGAGTAAAGTAAATACTTTGAAGTTACGTACCCTCATTCCCTGCATACGGGACATGGCACGTAGCGGTCTCAGGGCTCTAAGAGTTCGCATGGTTTTGAATGCTTGAATACCACCCGCTCCACAAAGTGAAGCAACGAAGTTTATTAATGATACCTAGGAAAAGCATGGGTCAAATCGAGTGAGTATTTAATGGTTGATGATCGTAAAATTGAACTGTAACCGCCCGTAACTTTTGTTGTCTCCATATGATTGAgctactctttttttatgtgtttgttaTTGAATTATTGTGTCGAGAACATGTGAAGtaaagaaattttgttttcttatttctaatttgcattcaaactGATAAACATAATTGTAATGACGCTTCCTAGGTATTTAGTGTGTATGTAATTTGTTAACGCaatgaaataatcatttttaaatgtattgataaaattcatgttgttttaattgtgtaataataataaaaacaaacaatgaacAATCAATAATGATGAAAACGTTGCTTGTTAGAGTGTACAAATACTCCATAACGATTTCTTATTTAAATTGGCATTGATTTGCTCCGTCACTGGAGCTAAACATTGACTAATTTTCATTGGCCGAGTTACTTCTTAAGCAAAACtgtgtaatatttatttaaaatagtgAACAACAATATCAAAGTTGTATTTAACCGTACGATATCATTACTTAACGCCAGTGAATGGGCATCTGTTTAAGTTAAAGTCACTGTAAGTATTTGCAAATTAACGTAAGTtcaacgaaaaagaaagaaaacaaccatTATAAGTAAAAGAACGTACACAATACATAAAATTGACATCGACACATACTAAAGCGACTGTTTTGCATCAGCTACATGTATAACACGTACGGCAGCGTCTAAAAGGCACGAAAagtcattttgtttgctttcaatttaATCTTGTCTAACCACAAAGTTTATGAAGGAAGattgagtttttgtttgtgtcttAGATCATGATCATCACGCACAACATTCAACATGTCATTCCTTGTATCGGTTTATCTATAGTCAATCCATATGTATTTACAACTGCGACCTCAGACTGCGtgattttcaacattttcataaGCCCTTACTAGGCTCGGTAGTATTGCTAGGTTTGCTCTTAGCTGATCATGTTTGATATTTGTGGTAGTAACTTggtatttattaataattgttACGTTGTTGTACACAAATGGTTACAACATCTGTTTCAAAATCCAAAGGATGGTAATCaatcttttcctttcactATGCCATAAATAAAATCGTAAAACCAGTAATTAGTGCCGTCTTTTCATATTGTTTTATAAGTTTGAAATTATGctgtacaaaacaaatcatttgtgAGTGTAAATGTTGAAACAATATGATGTGCTTCGattaaatttcacatttttcagTTCATTAAAAAGGATATACAATGCTAAGCTTTTGCAaacgttcttttgtttttttttctcaaatgtCTATCAACGACTAACAATAGAGGTATTTCTTGCAACATAAATACTGGATACTAAAACGGAAGAAGTACAGGTAaatagaaatggaaatgggttattttataacgaaaaataatcaatttgtttggttgtttgtcATTTACAGTGTTTCTCAAACGTTCCACATCATTTAGGGTTTATATTAACGTTTTCGTCAGAAACGCAAACAATTATGGCGCACTGATTCTGCATGAACGTTTTACAAATGTTAGAAAGTTGTACATTTTCACACTTAAGAAGAATCCGTTACAGAAAGTGTTCCGTTATACTAAACATCGAATATTACACATTGTAGACTGTAAGCTGCGTTAAACGTTTTGCTTAAACGCATATAAACCAGCAACGCGAACAAAAGATAGATAGATTGACAGATTGGTTCTTTGGACAAACTTTTTGAAGAAATACAGCACACGTCTATACAAACATAGAGAAGACTACAAGGAAGAAATAGTAGATAACAGTCGTGTTTCGTCAGTTAGAATGTAGGAGATTGAAGGAAGAACAAGATAGCTTCCACGAACAATGTCACTGCACAAAGTGGTACACCATCAAAGCCCAGAGAGGTAGAGTGCCTCTTTAGCAATCAAAATGTACGCAAGTGAACCAAGTGCCTTGGTACTTACTCTCATACCCTCCCAACGTGATACGGCACGAAGCGGGCGTAAGGCGCGCAGTGTACGCATCGAACGGAACGCTGGAATATCGGCCGCTCCCACCCAGATAGCGGCAAGGTTTATCAGCGATAGCTAAGGGGAAAAAATCATTGAACGAAGGAAAAGATACGCAATGAAACGGAAATCAACGAAAGATAATTAGCAGGAAGATGCACTAAACGCAATCATCTTAATTTAACCGATACACATATATCACACATTGTGTGTTTACTTATCTTAATTATATATAATTGGTTAATATGTTACAAGACTAATTTGCTTAGGTAATTGTTTTCCCTCTATTGCTGTTTGTGTGATTGTGTGAGAAACTATGGCTAAAGTAATTATTGTTAACTATGATTGTTTTGCTATGTATTATGATATGGAGATAACAGAATTATATGAGGGTCCAGTCAATGGTTTTCACGACGCACAGGACGATTATACTCACCATTACGATAATAAAATCAAGCCAACACCAAGCATTCGTAAAGTATACTTTAAAACCTAAAGCTAACCATTTGATTAACatctctaaaaaaaatatcactgTGAATATTCGGTCCATATAATAAAGGATATCTTGCAGGATTGGGCGTTGTGGAAGATGTACATCTTCGAGAGCCTGTAGGGTTGCAGAAAGAAGCAGAACAAACGATCATATCAAACGCAAAGTCAGAGGAATTAATCTCATCAATCGTTGGAAGAGCAGGAAGTCCGATCGTCAATTGCTCGTGACACACTTACCAATGCTAAGCTACTAAGCAAAATCATAGTAATTACAGCAGTCTCGAAGTACTTGTTCTCAATCAGCTGGAACGTTTTGAGACGTAGGTTTGCCCAGCCCTGCCAAAACGGAGCATCATCGTCTCCAGCGAGCACTGGGAACTTTTTATAGCAATTATCCGGGCAGCAGTCCGCCGGTGAATCTTCGATCACTTCATCCTCCTCGGCGTGAATAATAAGCTCACCATCTAGCGGACCTTCTTCGCCTTCGCCTTCGTCATCGAGCTCTGGACAAGTGAACAGAACATTTGTAGTGTGTGAAAGAAGGACTTTTCATTCGCACTGGGAACGTCGGTACATACCTTCGTCAATTCCTAAATCCTCCTTGCTGGCATCACGTTTTTCTTCGCCCTCCATCGTTTCGGCGCTGCCTTTGTGGCTTTCGTCCTTGAATGGGCGATTTTTGTGACTGCCATAAGATTTGATACTGGCAGTATCATCGTCCTGCAAGGACACGCCTCTATGATTCAGTTCATGTTCTAATTTATTATCTTGATGATTACTAATAGAATTGCCTATCACCTAATTATCAAGACATAATACACACATAATGAGATTAATGTTTTGCTTAGCagctaaagttttttttgtagtaaagTGAATGAGTGTGTGTATAAAAACTGTCAGGATGCAGACAAAATGAGTTCATGTGCCGTAGTGGTTAAAATGAAATGGGTAAACTGTGAGGAAGTTTTGATGAACAATATGACAAAACGGAAATCTCAAACCCATACTAAACAGAATCTATGAATGGATGCGAAAGTGCGAAAGTATCGATAGAAAGAAGTACGTACCTTTGAGTTGTTCATGATctgcttgtttttctttgccttgTTCTTCAGATCACCGTGAATGGTAAATTCCATTCCATCTCCTATTGCTACTTCCAGCTGGTTGTGTTCCTTGATGCCTTTCTTCAGCAGCCCATCAGCCAGTATGTCATCTGGAGTAAGTTCCAGCTCATTTTCACCATGTTCTGCAGATATACATGGACATACTCCTTTGCCTAatgcatgtgttttttgtttgtttgtatatttgtttgtttgtgtgtcatGATTCAGTTTCCATATGGACGGTTGTGCATAATTTTCACATATTCATACGGTGGTACCATATTATGTTTTCGTTATGATTtcaaatggaataaattacCATTGGTATAATATAATTTCCAATCGGTGGAATCCAAAATAAGTCGAGCAAGAGAAGAACATCGGAAGTTTCACAAATGGCATATGGCATAGTATTCCATTTTACGCAGTTTGTTTCAATGTGCAGTTAGCATAGGAACATTTATAATATAGAAGTAGATAAATCGAGAGAAAAAATTGATACACTTGAATTAAGAATCGCTTGTTGGTACACGGATATTTTAAATAtcagagcacacacacacacacatacacacatagacatttcatcaaaatacaacaaagaaatgcaaacaacctttttcaatgcaaacaacgacaacgacaacgaTGTCTACTATCATCAGGAAAGTACCACAATcaggaaagaaaatacaagCGTGGCAAAACACATACTATTTTGGGGAAGAACAGTAGGTAAACACAACACGAACAATACATTTACAGTTTACTGTACAAATCATCGAAAGTAGTAGGTATTGGTATTTTGCGTAAAAATATCAACACGATCAAAACCTGCGTTATTATGTATGTAAATTAATGTTCCCTCAAATCAAACAGCTTTAAATTCCAGAATTATTCATAAATCAAATGGAATTGGAGCTATATCCTTAATAGCCACTGTCACTGTTGGTGCAACCAACAAGAATGAGAAAGCTTAGTAGTACTATAGGTAGTAGTTAGCTTAACTTGCTCcgttaaacagggtaagattACAAGCTATTCCGCGAAAGTAGCTTTGACACGACTGACAAAACGTTCGCAAATTAATAATATCTTTAGTAAATTGCAAACTGCTTTTTTAAaactctttttctcttttaaaacaatgttGTTTAAGAGTGAGTGGGtaggaagtttatttattttttttttaataattgcgTTATCATGCTATTTAAAAGTTGTAGTGTACTCAAAATCATAATAGATAATTATCTTTCTCtataaaatgcttcaaatattCCGAAGCTATTTTGTAATATTACAAGGACACAATCAAACATCGAATTACCTTAAGCGAGACACTAACCAACGATACACATATGCTCGAAAAATTTTCGGTTTTAcgtctttttttagtttttttttcttcataacaCACAAACGTATTAACAATACATGATGAATTACTACCAAACTAGCAACAGATAGTATACAGCTCTATTACTACTTTCGGTAGAAGGATAAAATCCACTTTTAACGATGCTAATCAAATGGAAAATTGCTAACACTAAACGAAACACACTTTCGGGGAATATTTGAcatggttttaaattttggacACTGATTGTGCCACACCAATTCAAGCAAGTTtcttatattatattatattatattacatTGTAGATGCGCAACTACTatcctgctttttttttaattcatgcaTTTTTAGATTAAATGGTGAACCAGCTGCCTATTTTTAAAACCTTGCGTAAATCTCGAAATTCGATCTTTTTTGATGACGGTAATAGGATGGCAGGATGTTTGGAAAACACTGCATTTTGAAGTTAACGATACTATTACGAGTTGGTGTTACTCGTAACAGAAAACATATAACTGCTACGGTTAAATATGCTGCATAATATTTACGATGTGCGATTTCCGCTAAACGTATCACTGGGTATTTGTATTAATTAGATATCTTAAAAGTTTGTAGGTCTAGTTTACCAGAAACTTTACGTTTGCTCGGATAGTTacaaatttgcaaataaacgGAAATTAAGTTGCGCACCTACTATGTAAATTTTAAGATAGAAATGTAACATTCAGTTTATTAAGTTTTGTTAAACTTTAATGTCATACGTTTTATATCTAAACCAATTACAAAAGATGTATCGATCGCTTCACTCATTGCATCCGATAGCACATTGATGTCAAACAACCCCGAAATTATCACAAATCAGCAACCTTTGGTGGGATTCTGGTTGGAAACTATCTACACTACGGTGGGCAATACAAAATAAACTTAAGTTTGATCGCACACTAGCGCTAATATTAGTAGCGGTAGTGTAAGTGGATAGTAACCTTCTTCCTATTACAAAGCAAGGTGTATTTGCTTACCTGTAGGTTGCACCGATGCTATTTGACtcgttaatttgtttttcacaaaCTTGAGTGCATTTGCTATGTTCGCCTTGATCCAATTAGAAAAGCGTGATATTCTGTTAAACGCTTCAGCGATCTTGTTGGTCTCGTTGTCTGCCGTTGGTGCGGACAGGGATGAAGAACCGAAATTTGACAAAAGCAAAGCTAAGAAAAGATTAAGAACCTGCAAAATAGAGTCATTGGTGAACTATGGGTGAACACTCACGACTATGCAAATGCTAGGTTACTTACGACTAAATTTCCTATTACTACCGTAGCCAGGAAAAATGGTATGCATGACACATCGCCAACAAGCATACAGTCCCACATGGATTCGATCCATTCACCGCACAGCACACGGAACACAATCATAAAGGAATGCATGAAATCGGTAAAATTCCATCTTGGCAGATCTTGGTCTGGGAACAGATGCACATTATCTGGAAGAATTTATTTCGAAtagaattgaagaaaaatacgAACGATGCGCGATTAGGATTAGGCGTTCACCAGCACTCTAAGAAAAATGTGAAAGCACTTGATTTACAAATAATCCGCGTGGAGAAGCTAGCAGATTGCAGATTATCGAGGCATTTGTAAGCTGTTTCTAGAGCTCTTGTTGTTCTAAAAGCTTGTCGTttaatttgttgttattttgttttgtttagcaaaCAATGGTATGCAAGACAGTAACCAGCGGACATTGAACAGTCTAGTACATGTTCGCTGTAAATCAGAACAAAATACCAAATGCAAGAAAATAGCGACTGATTTAAATACGATCGTTGAAGTCTCTGGCACTCAAATGAAATTATTGTAGTTTTACACAAATTTATACGGATGCATCGACCTTAAACCTTTGTGTTTAGTGATCAGATAACAAATAACGACacaattgtaaataatttagGTGACACATTAGCAGTCATAGATTTTCTTACAAATgataaaaagttataaattGTAATTGATTTGCAAGGCGCATATTTGAACATAAAGCAATATGTTTAAGAAACAATGGATATTGTACGCTAAATACTCTACCTTCAGTCTTATTCATTGTTTCATCTCTAGTCTTTCGAATTATGTTTCTAGTCTTTTTACGAATGTACAACCATTTGAGGGGCTTCATTGAACTACATTAGAActattattttgcaaaagcaTAGCAAAAGCACCCTTCAGCTATTGTACTATTATGTACTATGGAAGTGGTAAGCACTGGCCACCGTTGAAAATACCATTCACAATCAACTATTTTCCATGCTCTTGCCAAATCTCACTAGTATGTAGTGTAATGTGTACATTTATACAAAATGGTTCGGAGTGAACGAATTTTGCGCACGTAACGATTGCCTTGTTTTTTCCGCTGTGATTTATGGTTGTCTTGTACGATGCTTTCAATCACAAAGTGTTTTGCGCCATTGCAGAGCTAGCTACTTACCGACATAGTTCTTTCCGAACAGCTGCATTCCCATCACGGCAAAGATGAAGATGATAATGCAGAGCACGAACGTCAGATTACCTAACGCTCCCATCGTTCTGCCCATGATGGAAATGAGTAAATTCAGCGTTGGCCAGGATTTGGCGAGCTTAAAGACTCgaagctgttgttttttttgtttcaaatgatTTGCGTGTAACGTAAGTTTTAGGTTTTTATTGTGGTAGATGATGATGCGTCAGATCGCAAAATAAAATGAGTTTTAATTTGTACagtttttaatgcgaaatggttTTGAGTATGCGTACGATAGCGATGTTGTTGATGCATGTTATGGTATAtgtgtttgttgcattttttttaattttttcgcaAGAAGTGTATAAATTACATACGATTAAtgtgagaaagaaaagaaccatgaaaaagaagaaagagagaaaaagagagatagTAGAGAAAATTGGCAAGTAatagaaagcatttttttcatcaaccGTATGTTTTCTTATAACTATCAGAACAAGTCAATATTCCTTTCAGTGATGTTCCTTCGTGTTAGGGATCATGGGAgagtagtatttttttttattattgtatttATCCAGTACAGTGGTAAACCCTACCATGCTGTTTCATCTAAATACATCCACTAATTGCAATCGAATACTTCTATGGCTTATGCAAGTATTCGTATAGATCCATTCCCTTCGTCTTCGACTACATCGTAAGATCTTTTATC
The DNA window shown above is from Anopheles funestus chromosome 3RL, idAnoFuneDA-416_04, whole genome shotgun sequence and carries:
- the LOC125769886 gene encoding sodium channel protein para isoform X40, with protein sequence MTEDSDSISEEERSLFRPFTRESLQAIEARIADEEAKQRELERKRAEGESDFGRKKKKKEIRYDDEDEDEGPQPDPTLEQGVPVPVRMQGNFPPELASTPLEDIDGFYSNQRTFVVVSKGKDIFRFSATNALYVLDPFNPIRRVAIYILVHPLFSLFIITTILVNCILMIMPTTPTVESTEVIFTGIYTFESAVKVMARGFILQPFTYLRDAWNWLDFVVIALAYVTMGIDLGNLAALRTFRVLRALKTVAIVPGLKTIVGAVIESVKNLRDVIILTMFSLSVFALMGLQIYMGVLTQKCIKEFPMDGSWGNLTHENWELFNSNETNWFYSISGDIPLCGNSSGAGQCDEGYICLQGYGINPNYGYTSFDTFGWAFLSAFRLMTQDYWENLYQLVLRSAGPWHMLFFIVIIFLGSFYLVNLILAIVAMSYDELQKKAEEEEAAEEEALREAEEAAAAKAAKLEAQQAAAAAAANPEIAKSPSDFSCHSYELFVGQEKGNDDNNKEKMSIRSEGLESVSEITRTTAPTATAAGTAKARKVSAFTIRNGRGRFVGVPGSDRKPLVLSTYLDAQEHLPYADDSNAVTPMSEENGAIIVPVYYANLGSRHSSYTSHQSRISYTSHGDLLGGMTKESRLRNRSARNTNHSIVPPPNATNLSYADTNHKGQRDFDMTQDCTDDAGKIKHNDNPFIEPAQTQTVVDMKDVMVLNDIIEQAAGRHSRASDHGVSVYYFPTEDDDEDGPTFKDKAIEFLMKMIDIFCVWDCCWVWLKFQEGVAFIVFDPFVELFITLCIVVNTLFMALDHHDMDPDMEKALKSGNYFFTATFAIEATMKLIAMSPKYYFQEGWNIFDFIIVALSLLELGLEGVQGLSVLRSFRLLRVFKLAKSWPTLNLLISIMGRTVGALGNLTFVLCIIIFIFAVMGMQLFGKNYTDNVHLFPDQDLPRWNFTDFMHSFMIVFRVLCGEWIESMWDCMLVGDVSCIPFFLATVVIGNLVVLNLFLALLLSNFGSSSLSAPTADNETNKIAEAFNRISRFSNWIKANIANALKFVKNKLTSQIASVQPTEHGENELELTPDDILADGLLKKGIKEHNQLEVAIGDGMEFTIHGDLKNKAKKNKQIMNNSKDDDTASIKSYGSHKNRPFKDESHKGSAETMEGEEKRDASKEDLGIDEELDDEGEGEEGPLDGELIIHAEEDEVIEDSPADCCPDNCYKKFPVLAGDDDAPFWQGWANLRLKTFQLIENKYFETAVITMILLSSLALALEDVHLPQRPILQDILYYMDRIFTVIFFLEMLIKWLALGFKVYFTNAWCWLDFIIVMVSLINFVASLCGAGGIQAFKTMRTLRALRPLRAMSRMQGMRVVVNALVQAIPSIFNVLLVCLIFWLIFAIMGVQLFAGKYFKCVDKNKTTLPHEIIPDVNACKAENYTWENSPMNFDHVGKAYLCLFQVATFKGWIQIMNDAIDSRDVGKQPIRETNIYMYLYFVFFIIFGSFFTLNLFIGVIIDNFNEQKKKAGGSLEMFMTEDQKKYYNAMKKMGSKKPLKAIPRPRWRPQAIVFEIVTNKKFDMIIMLFIGFNMLTMTLDHYKQSETFSAVLDYLNMIFICIFSSECLMKIFALRYHYFIEPWNLFDFVVVILSILGLVLSDLIEKYFVSPTLLRVVRVAKVGRVLRLVKGAKGIRTLLFALAMSLPALFNICLLLFLVMFIFAIFGMSFFMHVKDKSGLDDVYNFKTFGQSMILLFQMSTSAGWDGVLDGIINEEDCLPPDNDKGYPGNCGSSTIGITYLLAYLVISFLIVINMYIAVILENYSQATEDVQEGLTDDDYDMYYEIWQQFDPDGTQYVRYDQLSDFLDVLEPPLQIHKPNRYKIISMDIPICRGDMMFCVDILDALTKDFFARKGNPIEETAELGEVQQRPDEVGYEPVSSTLWRQREEYCARLIQHAWKRYKQRHGGGTDGSTGDDLEIDACDNGNDGGNGNDNDGSGGAAIGSGDNGSQIAGGSIGGGVGTPGSGKSKGILGGSQANIGVVDHSLSSKESPDSNGDPQGRQTAVLVESDGFVTKNGHRVVIHSRSPSITSRTADV